The sequence CGGGGCATCAAGCGACGAGACCGTGGATATCTTCCCGGCACATGAGCCGGACGCGCCGGTGCTGTTCTTCATCCACGGCGGGTACTGGAAGAGCATGCGCAGCAGCGACTTTCATCTCATCGCCAACGGGCTCGTGCCCAAGGGGGTCACCGTGGTCCTGCCCAACTATTCCCTATGCCCGGCGGTCTCCATGGACGAAATCACCCGGCAAAACCGGGCCGCCCTGGCCTGGACGCATGCGCACGCATCCGGCCACAACGGTTCCCCGGACAAACTCTTCGTCTGTGGCCATTCGGCCGGGGGCCAGCAGGCGGGGATGCTCGCCTCCACGGACTGGACGGCGCTCGGGCTGCCCGCCGACGCGGTCAAGGGCGTTCTGCCTGTCAGCGGCCTCTACGACCTCGCGCCCCTGGCCGACTCCTGGCTGCAGCCGACGCTGCGGCTGACCGAGGCACTCATCGAGGAACAGAGCCCGCTTCGAAATGTCCCGGCGGACGGGCCACCGCTGTACGTCTCCGTGGGCGGGGAGGAGTCGTCCGAGTTCAGGCGGCAGGCGCGGGAATACTTGGCCGCGTGGCGCGAGCGGGGCAATATGGGCGAGCTGTTCGTCCAGGAGGACAGGAACCACTTCACCTCGTTCAGGGATTTCGACAGACCCGACGGCGAGCTGACCGTCCGGGTGCTAGGCTTCATGGAGCGTTGCCTCGGCTGATCCGGGAACGCGAAGCCTAGCGCTGGATGTCCAGTTCCCGTTTCTTGGTGTAGATGAAGCGGACCATCTCGTACTCGAAGGGCGAGCCGGTGGAGTGGTAGCTGAAGGCGGTGTTGGCGCGGATGTTCAGGCCGCGCAGGGCCAGGTCGGCCAGGTCCAGAGGGCTGCTGTTGTCCATGCCCGCCGCCTGGTACATCATCTCCACTTCCACGTACAGGACCAGGATGTCGCCGCCGAAGCCTACGGCGTCGCGCACATTGGACGGACCCATGATCGGCATGACGAAGTACGGCCCGGGGCCGAGGCCCCAGTAGCCCAGCGTCTGTCCGACGTCCTCGTTCTGGCGCGGCAGCTTTTCGTTGCGCGAAGCCAGGTCGCGTACGCCGAGCAGGCCGAAGGTGGAGTTGATCGTGAAACGTACGAACGAGATGGCCATCTTTCTGAAACGCCCTTGAAGCAGGCTGTTCAAGGCGGTGGGCAGCTCGTTGAGGTTGGCGTAGAAATTCTTCACCCCGGTGCGGACCGGCGCCGGGAGGACCATTCTGTACACATTGGCCGCCGGGAGCATGACGTACTTGTCCAGGGTGGCGTTGACCTCGTACAAGTTGCGGTTCATGGGTTCCCACGGGTCGTAGATGTCCAGGAACTGCAAGGACTTGGAAGTCGGATCAGGCCAGTGGTGCACCGTGGTTCTGAACCCGACGGGGCTGGCGCCGGCCTGCGGGTTCGTCACGTCCACGACCTTGGGGCCGCAGCCGCTCGTGAACAGCAGGACCAGGATGGCCGGAATGAGGATGGTCAGGCGTGTGTTCACAGCTTCACCATTTCCTTGATCATCCGGACAAACGCCGGGTGCATCATGTTCCCGCAGTGTCCGCCGTGTTCAAACAGGTGCGCCCGCTCGTGGAATACCGTCTCGAGAAAATTCACATCCTGCGGGTTCAGGATGACGTCGTCCTTGGTGCCCACCACCGTGACCTTGTCAGCATTTTGCAGCCAGTCGCGGATGGACTCCAGGCTGCACCGCCAAGTCACTCCGGCGCGAGTGATGGTCGGATCGTTGTAGCGCAGGTAGGGCAGCAGAAACTCGTCCAGATAGCCCTCGAACGGGATGTCGAAAGCCTGCTGCGCGTAGGGCAGCAGAGGGGTGGACGTCTTGAGCGGATAGTGGCCCGGAGGGACGAGATATTCCGCTTGCAGGCAGACGTCGGAGCTGAAGATCATGGATGCGGAAGAGACCCGGAATGCGGCTGCGATCAGAGTCTTGAGGTCGCGTTCGTCCAGGTGGATGTCCGTGATCATGTCGTACATGAAATCGTCATCCAGGTCGGTCACTTCTGCGTGCAGGTAGTAGTCGGAAAAACGGTCGATGAATCCCTGGATCTCGCGGTGTACCGTGCTCCGGCCGAGACTCTCCGGAGTCAGCCAGGAATCCAGACGGGTCACCGAGCTGATCAGGGAAACGGGCGGGTTGATCATCAGGACGTGTTTGAAGTCGAACTCGTGCGTGTCGGCGTCCTGCCTGGCCAGAAAGGCCGCGTGCAATGCGCCCAGGCTGTACCCGGATATGCTGTACCCGGTGATCTCGCAGTCCTTGACGAGCTCTTCGCGAACCCAGCCCATGATCCGGTCCAGATCGGCCACGTCGTAAGGCACGTACCCCGGGACCCGGTGCTCCGAGGCGCTGATGATGAAATTCATGTGCGTGGGCGAGGACAGGGCGGCCACATGATACCCGGCCTCGAAGAAGACCTGGGTCAGAAAGGCCATCTTGGCGGAATTGTGCTCCGCCCCCGTGCCCGCAATGACGAACATGAGCGGAGCCGGGTGGTCCTGCAACGCGGTGGTGAAGAACATGTCCCGGCTGTAGGAAAAGACATCCGGCACCTGCCGGTTTTCGATACGAATGGCCCGTACGTCGGGACGAACCGGATTCTCAAACAGGTAGCGCGCCTTGGCCGGGGTGCCCAGAACCGTGGCCCGGTAGGGGTCGGAGAAAGGATACGGCATCTCGTCCGCAGCCGATGCGGCTGCCGGCAGGAGCAGTAAAACAAGGACAAGGGCTAGGGCCGTTCGCATAGTTTCAGGGGGTAAAAGTATCCGGACCGGGCCGGTGGTGCTTGATCTTACTAGCCCGATGGCGGGAGAAAAGCAATGATCTCGGACAATACCCGTAGTTCTCTTCGAATTTCGCAGACCTGTGGAGCGAGTATGATTTTTTGTGCGCATATGATGTTCTGTCCGACATAATGTGGTATGCAGACGGTACTAGGACTACCGGGTGGCCCGGACCTCCTTGCCCAATCAGTATAAAAACACCGGAGGGAACATGATCGTTATCAACGTGAACGGAAAGGATCATCGGGTCGATGTGGACCCTGATACCCCCTTGTTGTGGGTCCTGCGCGACGAAATAGGGATCACCAGCGTCAAATACGGCTGCGGTGAGGGGATGTGCGGCGTGTGCACGGTACTCATCGACGGCGCGGCCGAGCGGTCCTGCGTGACCCCGGTTTCCAGTGTGGGCGAGGGCAAGGTGGTGACCATCGAAGGGCTGCCCGAGGACCATCCCGTGAAGCAGGCCTGGTTGGAGCATCAGGTGCCACAGTGCGGTTACTGTCAGCCCGGCATGATGCTCCAGGCCGTGGACGTGCTCACGCATGGCGGTGATACGTCAGAAGCGGGCCTGGCCGCAGCCATGGATGATTTCACCTGCCGCTGCGGCACCCATCCGAGGGTTCTGCCGGCCATGAAGCAGGCGGCCGAAACAATGAAGAAGGGGAGCAAGTCATGACCAATGAAATGACCCGACGCCGGTTTTTGAAGGACGGCTGTCTGGCCCTGGCTGTGGCCGCCGTGCCCGGCGGCATGACTCTGGTCAACGTCACCCAGGCCCTGGCTGCCGACAAGAATTTTCAACCGCACGCCTTTCTGGAGATAGCGCCTGACGATTCCATCACCGTATGGGTCGGCCAGACCAATCTGGGGCAGGGAACGCACACCTGTATCGCCATGATCATCGCCGACGAACTGGACGCGGACTGGCGCCGTATCGGTGTGAAGATGGCCCTGGCCGCCGACGTCTTCAAGGACCCGGTCTGGGGCGTCCAGCTCACGGCCGGGAGTACCAGTATCCGCCGTCGCTGGGACCTGTTGCGGTCCGTCGGGGCCGCGGCCCGGCTCATGCTGATCCGCGCGGCAGCCGGGAAATGGGGCGTGGACCCGGCCAAGTGTTCGTCCAAGGAAAGCCGTGTCATCGGCCCGGACGGGCGGAGCATGAGTTACGGCGAACTGGTCGGCGCGGCCTCTGCCCAGCCTGTCCCGGAAAAGCCTTCCTTCAAGGAGCGCAAGGATTACGGCATCATGGGCACCTACCGGCAACGGCTGGACATGGTCGACAAGATCCAGGGGCGCACGGAGTTCGGCCTGGACTTCAAGGTGCCGGATATGCTCATCGCGGTCATGGACCGCCCCAAAAGCTACGGGGCCAAGCCCGAGTCCTATGACGAAAAGGCGGCTTTGGCGGTCAAGGGCGTGGAAAAGGTGGTGCGTCAGGACGACAAGATTGCCGTGTTGGCGACCAGCACCTATGCCGCACTCAAGGGGCGCGAGGCCCTGGGCACCAAGTGGTCCAAGGGCACCCTGCCCGAACTGAGCGACGAGTACATCGCCGATCTCTTCAAAAGCAAGATGGAGGGTTCCGGCGCCATAAAGAGCAAGGGCGACGCGGACAAGGCCCTTTCCGAGTCCGCGACGACCATCGAGGCCACCTACTCGGTGCCGTTCATGGCCCACGCGCAGCTCGAGCCTTCCAACTGCACGGCCTTTGTCGAAAAGGACCGTTGTCGAATCTGGGTTCCGATTCAGGGACAGACCGATTCGCTGATGGCTGCGGCCGAGATTACGGGGCTGCCCGAGGACAAGATCGAACTGATGACCACCCCTTGCGGTGGTGGGTTCGGCAGACGCATCGAGTCCGATGTCGTCGCCGAGACCGTGTCCCTGTCCAAATCGGTGTCCCGCCCGGTCAAGCTCATGTGGACCCGCGAGGACGAGTTCGGGGACGACGTGTACCGTCCGGCCAGCGTCTGCCGGACTCGGGGCGGGCTGGACGCCAAGGGCAACCTGACCGCCTTGCGGCACAAGATCGCCTCGCCGTCCATCCTGTCCAGGGTGCAGCCTGAAGCGGTCAAGAACGGCATGGACTCCTCGTCCATCCAGGGGCTCGACGACATGCCCTACAAGCTCGACAACCTGCTGGTCGACTACGCGCTCGTGGACCTGCCCATGCGTGTCGGCTGGCTGCGTTCCATCGCCTATTCCAACAACGTCTTCCCGGTGGAGTCCTTCATGGACGAACTGGCCTACAAGGCGGGCCGCGATCCGGTCGAGTTCCGCCTGTCCATGCTCGAACCCGGATCCCGCGCCTACAAGGCCCTGAGCCTGCTGGCGGAGAAGTCGGGCTGGAACACCCCGGCCCCCAAGGGCGTGGGGCGCGGCATCGCCATGACCGAATGCTTCGAGACCGTGGTTGCGCACATGGCCGAGGTCTCGGTGGATCGCTCCACCGGTGCGGTCACCGTGCAGCGCATCGTCGGTGTGGTGGACTCCGGCATCTCGGTCTACCCGGACGCGCTCACGGCCCAGATGGAGGGTGGAGCGATCATGGGGCTATCCATGACCTTCAATGAGGCCATGCGCTTCGCAAACGGCGGTGCACAGACCGAGAACTTTAGCGGTTACCCCATTCTGAGCATGACCCAGGTGCCCAAGATGGAGTTCCATCTGGCCGACAGCGGAGCCAAGGCTGGCGGTATCGGTGAACCGAGCGTCCCCTCCGTCCCCCCGGCCGTGACCAACGCCATCTTCGCCGCCACCGGAGTCCGGTTGAGGGATCTGCCTTTGGACACCGCCAAGCTGAAGAAGGGATAATCGTGTAAAAGAACAACAAACAAGCAAAAAGCCGCCTTACAGGGCGGCTTTTTGCTTGTTTTCCGGGGAGAGAATCCCGGACACGGCCTCCCCTGTTTCGGGGGATGGCCTATTGTACTCCTGGTAATAGCACAAACGATAAAATTGGACGTATAAAACGATAAAAAGCGAGGTCTTGCATGCCGGGTGCATATGCGCATTTGACCATGGTGAATCAGATCAAGACGCCGGATGCCCTGGATTCCATTCAGGGGTTCACCGGGCCGATGAAGTTCGCCGTGACCCTGTGGCTCAAATTCCTGGAGCTGGGCGCAGTTGGTCCGGACTATCCCTACCTGTCGGTGTTGCATCACGATGCCCAGCATTGGGCGGACGCCATGCATCACAATCGGGTGGGCGACCGCCTCAAGGCGGGAATCGAGTTCGTGCGCGGCCTGACCGGCCCGGCGCGCGACAAGAGTTTTGTCTGGCTGCTGGGCTTTGCCTCGCACATCGCCACGGATGTGACCATCCATCCGGTGGTGACGGAAAAAGTGGGTGAGTACGAGGAAAACAAGGCTGACCATCGGACCTGCGAAATGCATCAGGACGTCCACATTTTCCAACAGATGCAGTTCGGTCCCATCAGCCAGGCCGAACTGATCCGGACCCGGATCGGTGCCTGCAACGCTCCGGGCGGAGACGGAACGCTGGACCCCGACGTCCTGTCGACGTGGGAGAACATGATGACCTCGGTCTCGGACCCGGCTGAGCGGAAGGAACATCCCCTGGACGTGAACGGCTGGCACCGGAACTTCAAGTCCATTCTCGACAAGGCCGAGGAGACGTCGCGTCTGCCCGCCCTGGCTCGGCACGTTCTCGATGGATTGGGCATCGTCTATCCCAGGGTGGACGAGGTGAAGCAGACATACATAAAGGCCCTCAAGGTCCCGGGAGGGGGCGTCATGCATTATGACGAAATTTTCCAGAAGGCGCTGCATAACGTCCGCGCCCTGTGGTCGGTGGTAGGGCGAGGATGTTTCGGTATCGACGACGAGTACGAGCGGGCCATTTACAACTGGGATCTCGATTCTGGCAAGCGCACCGAGGACGGGCAACTGCAATACTGGAGCGTATAACATGAAACGGATTCAGGCGATCGTATCCGTCATTGCGGTGCTGCTGGCGCTCCTTTGGGGCTGCGCCGGGCAGCCGAATCAGGAAATGAACATACTGGGAGTGGAATTGAATTCCCTGACCACTGCCGCCCAGGGCTATGAGGCCTACATGCACCCCGACCCCCGGATGGGAGACCGGGAGTTTCTCGAAAACGCGACCGCCGGCGATCCGAGTCTGCTGGCCCCGTTTGAGGGGTATGTGCTGCATGTGGAGCGGGCCGGAGGCTGGGTCGGTATCATCGTCTGCACGCGTGACGGCGAGGGCGTGTTGCAGGACGCGGGCTGCACGCCCGAGCTGGATCGAAGACTGTGGGAAGATGGACCGATCTCCTGCGGCAGGGTGCCGTCCGTACTGTCCGTGTGCGGACCGGCCAGGGAGTAGAACCATGTAAAAAAAGGAGCAGGATTATGTCGTATTTTAGACATTCGCAGCTGTTGGCCGCACCGCCCGTTAAACGCGCCGCCTACTCCGACCGCACGGCGTGGATCATGGCGGAGCTTTCTCGTTTGGTCTATGACCGGTTGCCCAACGAGAAGGAGTTACAGGATCTTTTCGACAAGATCGTGGCCGGGATCAGGGAGAAGAAAAGCGTCCCGGAACTCCTCCCCCTGGCGGCCGAGCTGGCTGCCAGCGCCAATGAGGCCCGCGACAGCATGACGGAGGAGATTCTGACACGGAGCCGGTTCGAGCTGGTCTCCTCCTATGCCTGCTCCGGCACCGAGGCCATGCTGGTGCGGGTGCCGCCCGCCGAGGACGCGGGGTTCCCGGGCATGCTGATCGTGGTTTTTCGGGGTACCGAAGTCAAGTCCACCGAGGACCTGAAGACGGATTTCAACGCCAGTCTCATCGACGCACCGAGCGGGGGGCGGGTGCACAAGGGGTTTTACGAGGCCTATCAACAGGCGGAAGAGTGGTTGTCCAAAGAGCTTGCCCAGGCTGGGGACTTGCCCGTGTATGTAACCGGGCATTCGCTAGGGGGTGCGCTGGCACTTGTGACGACGCGCTACCTCTGCTGTGACTCCATCGGCGCCACCTACACCTTCGGCGGCCCCAGGGTGGGGGACGACGAATTTTTCAAAGGCGTCAAGACGCCGGTCTACCGGGTGGTCAACGCCGCGGACCTTGTGGCCCGGGTCCCGTTCGGAGCGGGGTTCACGTTCTTTCTGTCCATCATCCGCTACATACCCATCAACGGGACCAAACGGATATCGGAATACCTGCGCAGCCGCTTCAACGGCTACACCCACTACGGGCATCAGCTACTGCTTTCCGCCAAGAAAAACAGCGACGGGATTTTCCCGATTTACTGCAGCCCTTCCATCTTCAAGATCGCCCAGGTGTCCTTTGTCGGACTGGCCAGGAATTGGTGGAAAAAATGTCTCGCCGACCATTCCATGATTATTTACTGCGAGAAACTCGGCGACTACGCCCTCCACAGAATAAAATAACCACTCGGCTCCCGGCAGGTACGCGTCACCGTATCCGCGTGCCTGCCGGAACCATTCCTCTACGCCAACGGTTCGATCTCGACCCTGTTGCAGTGGAAGGCGCAGGTGTTGCCCATGTCGGTCAGCCGCTGGCTGGTCAGCTGGTTGGAACCCTCGCCGGGTGCGCGGTTGGGCCAGTGCAGGCCTTCGGCCACGAGCAGGTCCGGGCGGGTGTCCTCGGTGACCTCGGCCCGGGCTGTGTTCTGGCCGCGCCCGTTGAACACGCGCACGGTCATGCCTTGCTCGATGCCCCGGGCGGCGGCGGTGTCGGGGTGGATGAGCACCCTGGGGCCGCCGGTTCGCTCGCGGATGGACTCGATCTCGTTGAAGGCTGAGTTGAGCAGCAGGGGATGGGGCGGGGTGAGATACTCCAGCGGATAGGCGTCACCGCCGTCCGGGTCGCGCACCGGCGTGCCGTTGGGCAGCGGGTCGAGACCCTGGTCGGCCATGGACTGCGAGAAGAACTCCACCTTGCCGGACGGGGTCTTGAAGCCCTCGGCAAAGGGGTTAACCGGGATGTTCAGCCGGACCGGCTCGCCCCGGCGCAAGGCGTCGAGGTCCACGCCCGCCATGTACGGGGAGTCGGCCGACTCGGCCAGGAGCCGCTCGATGCACTGGTCCTCGGTCAGGGAGAAGACCTCTTCGGTGTAGCCCAACCGTTTGGCCAGCCCCTGGAAGATGTCCAGAGTCGGACGGCTGTCGCCCACGGGCTCGATCACGGGCCGGGCGATCTGCAGGTAGTTGTGACCATAGCAGCGGTAAAGGTCGCCGACCTCAAGGAAGCTCGCGCCGGGCAGAATGATGTCCGCGAACTTGGCGGTGTCGGTCATGTACATCTCCTGAACCACGGTAAACAGGTCCTCGCGGGCCAGACCTGCCATGACCTGTGCCGACTGCGGGGCCACGGCCGCGGGGTTGGACAGGTAATTGTAGAGCAGCTTTACCGGCGGGTCGGTGAGTTCGGTCAGGGCGTGGCCGAGGTGGACCATGTTGATGATGCGCGTGTTGGCCGGGCGCAGGTCCTCGCGGATCAGGGATGGGGCCTTGCCGGGCGCGCCGCCCAGCGACCGGGTTATGCCGCCGCCGGGTTTGGCGAAGGCGTTGACCAGGGCCGGAAGTAGGGAGATGGTCCGCATGGCCATGCCTCCCGCCAGTTGCCGGGCCGGTCCCCAGCCCGTGCGGATGTATGGGGCGCGGGCCGTGCCGTAGGCGCGGGCGAAATCAACTATGACGGACTCGGAAATATCGCAGACTTCGGCGGCGCGGGCAGGCGGCCATTCCTGAACCCGCTCCTTGAGCTGGTCGAAACCGATGGTTTGCGCCTGGATGAAGCCGTGGTCGAGCATGTCCTCATTGATGAGCACGTGCATGACAGCCAGGGCCAGGGCCGCGTCCGTGCCCGGCCGGAGCATGAGATGAAGGTCGGCCTCTCGTGCCGTGGGGTTGCGGTAGGGGTCGATGACGATGATCTTCGCGCCGTTCTTGCGGGCCTGCGTGAAGTGCGGCCAGGCGTGAACGTTGGTGACCAGGGTGTTGTTGCCCCAGATGACGATGAAATCGGACTTTGCCGCTTCCTGGATTTCGGTGCTCGGGCCGCCGCCCAGGGAGGCCTTGAATCCGGCCGTGGCCGCCGGTCCGCAGATGGTCGCGTCGAGCCGACTGGCACCGAGCTTGTTGAACAGGGCGTAGCCCGAGTTGCGGTGGGCCATGCCCATGTGCCCGGCGTAGGTGTAGGGAAGGATGGCCTCGGGACCGAACTCGTCGGCCACGCGCAGGATGTTGGCGGCCACCTCGTCCAGGGCCTCGTCCCAGGTAATGGGCGTGAATTCACCGTCGCCCTTGGGGCCGGTGCGTTTGAGCGGCGTGGTCAGCCGCGCCGCGCCGTGCACATGCTCCGGAAACCGCGCGCCTTTCTTACAGAGGAACCCCTGTGTGTAGGGGTGTGCCGGGTCGCCCTTGACCCTGGTGATCTTCCCGTCCTCAACCTGGACCAGCAGCCCGCAGGTGTCCGGGCAGTCCTTGGTGCACACCGCACGTTTCCACATGATGCTCTCCGCCTTGGTCTTGAAATGTCGTGGTACGCGCTCCGCCGGAAAATGGCGGCGAAACGCTCGAGCAAGGTCGCATAAAGCCTTGGTGATTGCCAATCGGAATATGGGATGGGGGGCTGCAATGAGGACAATCGACACCCTTTGCAAGTGGACACCCGCCCGCTTTGCGCGTATTCAAATGAAAAGTCTCGAAATTTTCTACAGTTGACGCGCAGACGACGGAATCTTCATGGATAAACAAAATCTTTTCGCGGGGATACCTGAGGTTTTGGACGAGCGGAAGTTCGCCCACGGGGGGAACCGCAGGCGCATGGCCGAGATGGCCGGATGCGCGGTGGAGGACATCCTCGACTTTTCGGCCAA is a genomic window of uncultured Pseudodesulfovibrio sp. containing:
- a CDS encoding molybdopterin-dependent oxidoreductase produces the protein MWKRAVCTKDCPDTCGLLVQVEDGKITRVKGDPAHPYTQGFLCKKGARFPEHVHGAARLTTPLKRTGPKGDGEFTPITWDEALDEVAANILRVADEFGPEAILPYTYAGHMGMAHRNSGYALFNKLGASRLDATICGPAATAGFKASLGGGPSTEIQEAAKSDFIVIWGNNTLVTNVHAWPHFTQARKNGAKIIVIDPYRNPTAREADLHLMLRPGTDAALALAVMHVLINEDMLDHGFIQAQTIGFDQLKERVQEWPPARAAEVCDISESVIVDFARAYGTARAPYIRTGWGPARQLAGGMAMRTISLLPALVNAFAKPGGGITRSLGGAPGKAPSLIREDLRPANTRIINMVHLGHALTELTDPPVKLLYNYLSNPAAVAPQSAQVMAGLAREDLFTVVQEMYMTDTAKFADIILPGASFLEVGDLYRCYGHNYLQIARPVIEPVGDSRPTLDIFQGLAKRLGYTEEVFSLTEDQCIERLLAESADSPYMAGVDLDALRRGEPVRLNIPVNPFAEGFKTPSGKVEFFSQSMADQGLDPLPNGTPVRDPDGGDAYPLEYLTPPHPLLLNSAFNEIESIRERTGGPRVLIHPDTAAARGIEQGMTVRVFNGRGQNTARAEVTEDTRPDLLVAEGLHWPNRAPGEGSNQLTSQRLTDMGNTCAFHCNRVEIEPLA
- a CDS encoding molybdopterin cofactor-binding domain-containing protein — translated: MTNEMTRRRFLKDGCLALAVAAVPGGMTLVNVTQALAADKNFQPHAFLEIAPDDSITVWVGQTNLGQGTHTCIAMIIADELDADWRRIGVKMALAADVFKDPVWGVQLTAGSTSIRRRWDLLRSVGAAARLMLIRAAAGKWGVDPAKCSSKESRVIGPDGRSMSYGELVGAASAQPVPEKPSFKERKDYGIMGTYRQRLDMVDKIQGRTEFGLDFKVPDMLIAVMDRPKSYGAKPESYDEKAALAVKGVEKVVRQDDKIAVLATSTYAALKGREALGTKWSKGTLPELSDEYIADLFKSKMEGSGAIKSKGDADKALSESATTIEATYSVPFMAHAQLEPSNCTAFVEKDRCRIWVPIQGQTDSLMAAAEITGLPEDKIELMTTPCGGGFGRRIESDVVAETVSLSKSVSRPVKLMWTREDEFGDDVYRPASVCRTRGGLDAKGNLTALRHKIASPSILSRVQPEAVKNGMDSSSIQGLDDMPYKLDNLLVDYALVDLPMRVGWLRSIAYSNNVFPVESFMDELAYKAGRDPVEFRLSMLEPGSRAYKALSLLAEKSGWNTPAPKGVGRGIAMTECFETVVAHMAEVSVDRSTGAVTVQRIVGVVDSGISVYPDALTAQMEGGAIMGLSMTFNEAMRFANGGAQTENFSGYPILSMTQVPKMEFHLADSGAKAGGIGEPSVPSVPPAVTNAIFAATGVRLRDLPLDTAKLKKG
- a CDS encoding alpha/beta hydrolase translates to MQGWKKMTREETDREYNAVASVPDLSPYMEYDAEANARARRDLRPAEGVAYGASSDETVDIFPAHEPDAPVLFFIHGGYWKSMRSSDFHLIANGLVPKGVTVVLPNYSLCPAVSMDEITRQNRAALAWTHAHASGHNGSPDKLFVCGHSAGGQQAGMLASTDWTALGLPADAVKGVLPVSGLYDLAPLADSWLQPTLRLTEALIEEQSPLRNVPADGPPLYVSVGGEESSEFRRQAREYLAAWRERGNMGELFVQEDRNHFTSFRDFDRPDGELTVRVLGFMERCLG
- a CDS encoding alpha/beta fold hydrolase, with product MPYPFSDPYRATVLGTPAKARYLFENPVRPDVRAIRIENRQVPDVFSYSRDMFFTTALQDHPAPLMFVIAGTGAEHNSAKMAFLTQVFFEAGYHVAALSSPTHMNFIISASEHRVPGYVPYDVADLDRIMGWVREELVKDCEITGYSISGYSLGALHAAFLARQDADTHEFDFKHVLMINPPVSLISSVTRLDSWLTPESLGRSTVHREIQGFIDRFSDYYLHAEVTDLDDDFMYDMITDIHLDERDLKTLIAAAFRVSSASMIFSSDVCLQAEYLVPPGHYPLKTSTPLLPYAQQAFDIPFEGYLDEFLLPYLRYNDPTITRAGVTWRCSLESIRDWLQNADKVTVVGTKDDVILNPQDVNFLETVFHERAHLFEHGGHCGNMMHPAFVRMIKEMVKL
- a CDS encoding zinc dependent phospholipase C family protein, whose product is MVNQIKTPDALDSIQGFTGPMKFAVTLWLKFLELGAVGPDYPYLSVLHHDAQHWADAMHHNRVGDRLKAGIEFVRGLTGPARDKSFVWLLGFASHIATDVTIHPVVTEKVGEYEENKADHRTCEMHQDVHIFQQMQFGPISQAELIRTRIGACNAPGGDGTLDPDVLSTWENMMTSVSDPAERKEHPLDVNGWHRNFKSILDKAEETSRLPALARHVLDGLGIVYPRVDEVKQTYIKALKVPGGGVMHYDEIFQKALHNVRALWSVVGRGCFGIDDEYERAIYNWDLDSGKRTEDGQLQYWSV
- a CDS encoding lipase family protein produces the protein MSYFRHSQLLAAPPVKRAAYSDRTAWIMAELSRLVYDRLPNEKELQDLFDKIVAGIREKKSVPELLPLAAELAASANEARDSMTEEILTRSRFELVSSYACSGTEAMLVRVPPAEDAGFPGMLIVVFRGTEVKSTEDLKTDFNASLIDAPSGGRVHKGFYEAYQQAEEWLSKELAQAGDLPVYVTGHSLGGALALVTTRYLCCDSIGATYTFGGPRVGDDEFFKGVKTPVYRVVNAADLVARVPFGAGFTFFLSIIRYIPINGTKRISEYLRSRFNGYTHYGHQLLLSAKKNSDGIFPIYCSPSIFKIAQVSFVGLARNWWKKCLADHSMIIYCEKLGDYALHRIK
- a CDS encoding VacJ family lipoprotein, whose product is MNTRLTILIPAILVLLFTSGCGPKVVDVTNPQAGASPVGFRTTVHHWPDPTSKSLQFLDIYDPWEPMNRNLYEVNATLDKYVMLPAANVYRMVLPAPVRTGVKNFYANLNELPTALNSLLQGRFRKMAISFVRFTINSTFGLLGVRDLASRNEKLPRQNEDVGQTLGYWGLGPGPYFVMPIMGPSNVRDAVGFGGDILVLYVEVEMMYQAAGMDNSSPLDLADLALRGLNIRANTAFSYHSTGSPFEYEMVRFIYTKKRELDIQR
- a CDS encoding (2Fe-2S)-binding protein, with the protein product MIVINVNGKDHRVDVDPDTPLLWVLRDEIGITSVKYGCGEGMCGVCTVLIDGAAERSCVTPVSSVGEGKVVTIEGLPEDHPVKQAWLEHQVPQCGYCQPGMMLQAVDVLTHGGDTSEAGLAAAMDDFTCRCGTHPRVLPAMKQAAETMKKGSKS